DNA sequence from the Brachybacterium avium genome:
CCGCGACAGCGGCACGCTCGACCTGAACACCTCGTACGCCTACCTGATCATGGCCCGCGACTTCGCAGCCACCTCGCGGGTGGCAGTCGCCGCGGGCGAGCCGGTCGGGTTCGTGCTCGGCTACCAGCGCCCCACGGCGCCGGAGCGGCTGTTCGTCTGGCAGATCGCGGTCGACGAGTCCCAGCGCGGCCGGCGCATCGCCGCCCGCCTGCTGGACGCCCTGCTGGCAGACCTTCCCCACGTCACCACGCTGGAGACCACCATCACGGCGGACAATGCCGCCTCTCAGCGCCTGTTCGCCTCCTTCGCGGAGCGTCACGGCGCGAGCCATCACGTCGGCCCGCTGCTGACGGAGGCCCACTTCCCGGATTCCGGCCACGGCGCCGAGCTGCTCCACGAGATCAGCGAGCTGCGCAGCGACACCTGAGCCCGCGCATGCCCGGCCGCTCCGTCGGCCTTGAGATCCATCGGTGCAGGCGCCCCTGCGCGCCGCCGCGCCACCCACAGACCATCGATTCACCACCCAGGGAGATGTCATGACCATGACCGCAGCAACCGAGTCCACCGAGAAGCCCGAGCTGACCGACGAGGTCAGCGCCCCCACCGTCGACCCGACCGAGCTGGAGTCGGGCGTCCGCAGCTACTCCCGCGGCTGGCCCACCGTCTTCACCCACGCCAAGGGCTCCGTGCTGACCGCCGAGGACGGCCGCGAGTACATCGACTTCTTTGCCGGCGCCGGCACCCTGAACTACGGCCACAACCACCCCGAGCTCAAGAAGGTCGTCATCGACCACTACCTTGAGGACCGGGTCGTGCACGGCCTGGACATGTTCACCGACGTGCGCCGTGAGTTCCTGCAGACCTTCAA
Encoded proteins:
- the ectA gene encoding diaminobutyrate acetyltransferase; amino-acid sequence: MTHSADHPSTPDKTAGAASDLDFRPPTMEEGAAMWRIARDSGTLDLNTSYAYLIMARDFAATSRVAVAAGEPVGFVLGYQRPTAPERLFVWQIAVDESQRGRRIAARLLDALLADLPHVTTLETTITADNAASQRLFASFAERHGASHHVGPLLTEAHFPDSGHGAELLHEISELRSDT